In one window of Dissulfurirhabdus thermomarina DNA:
- a CDS encoding cytochrome c biogenesis protein, which yields MAAWPEADWEMLLSWAAVAGYAVSAVALALGSGLGREGLRRAAIWLLAAGFGCHGLALGLRWAVVGHGPYTTTYEVYSSNAWVIAALFLAAAWRAPRLLAAGIVAVPGAMFFLMLGLAKYEGLPGLPTAFHYGWLAVHVLFVKLAIAAILVALGCSLWLLRRPGRGAAAGELDRYNYRFMGLAFFFWTVATASGAVWADLRWGRYWGWDPIETWSFIVWIGLGLNLHLQRFYGWRGRRAAWLTAACFGFFLLALFVIPLVGGSLHTMYVVGEGAS from the coding sequence ATGGCGGCGTGGCCTGAGGCCGACTGGGAGATGCTGCTCAGCTGGGCGGCGGTGGCGGGCTACGCCGTCTCGGCCGTCGCACTCGCCCTCGGCTCGGGCCTCGGGCGGGAGGGGCTCCGGCGGGCGGCGATCTGGCTCCTGGCGGCGGGGTTCGGGTGCCACGGGCTGGCCCTCGGGCTCCGCTGGGCCGTGGTGGGCCATGGCCCCTACACCACCACGTACGAGGTCTATTCCTCCAACGCCTGGGTGATCGCGGCCCTCTTCCTGGCGGCCGCGTGGCGGGCGCCGCGGCTCTTGGCCGCCGGGATCGTGGCGGTGCCCGGGGCCATGTTCTTCCTCATGCTGGGGCTGGCGAAGTACGAGGGCCTTCCCGGGCTCCCCACGGCCTTCCACTACGGGTGGCTCGCGGTGCACGTCCTCTTCGTGAAGCTCGCCATCGCCGCCATCCTGGTGGCCCTGGGATGCAGCCTCTGGCTGCTGCGCCGGCCGGGACGGGGGGCGGCGGCCGGCGAGCTCGACCGCTACAACTACCGGTTCATGGGGCTCGCCTTCTTCTTCTGGACCGTGGCCACGGCCTCGGGGGCCGTGTGGGCGGATCTCCGCTGGGGGCGGTACTGGGGATGGGATCCCATCGAGACCTGGTCGTTCATCGTCTGGATCGGGCTCGGGCTGAATCTCCACCTCCAGCGTTTCTACGGCTGGCGGGGCCGCCGGGCGGCCTGGCTCACCGCGGCCTGTTTCGGCTTCTTCCTGCTCGCCCTCTTCGTGATCCCGCTGGTGGGGGGGAGTCTCCACACCATGTACGTGGTGGGGGAGGGGGCCTCATGA
- a CDS encoding cytochrome c biogenesis protein ResB, which yields MTSLRQRLEAVFLGRAVVTTLLGAWLACAVVQAAVPEGPLPGRLAALRAANRWAFAASALVGLVSLALAMDRILRRERCPGPRGRAEAVGRGLDEAEWRRRRARIAAGLRRLGYAARGGAGAGEALRFRRRGSARWGTLVLHAGLFLVLSAFLYRGLLGQRGEVRLMEGDRLPRLTRGAFAWTETGLLAGPFDLDFGLALNEVRPVPDADGGLRDVRSRIELLDPGGGSTSLELDLSAPVRRGGVRLYQTDRWGFVATFFLRGAGRFLATHYFLDPPGRPGGGFTGGGDFPETGLRLRMAFHPDLLDPGSLEPRRPGGHLVVWQGGRKRFEGRILFSQRVRLGDEGLVFGRVARWTGIVAARHQGRLFFYPGLFASALGAALVYLVRPREIHVVRGADGRVAAWFWAPYPGRFPAAERAAARSAIAAALDGGRDGGVA from the coding sequence ATGACATCCCTTCGCCAGCGGCTTGAAGCGGTCTTTCTCGGGCGGGCGGTGGTCACCACCCTCCTCGGGGCGTGGCTCGCCTGCGCGGTGGTGCAGGCCGCGGTGCCGGAGGGCCCCCTCCCGGGGCGGCTGGCGGCGCTGCGGGCGGCGAACCGCTGGGCCTTTGCGGCCTCGGCCCTCGTGGGCCTCGTCTCGCTCGCCCTGGCCATGGACCGGATCCTCCGGCGGGAGCGGTGCCCCGGGCCCCGCGGGCGGGCCGAGGCGGTGGGGAGGGGCCTCGACGAGGCGGAGTGGCGGCGGCGGCGGGCGCGGATCGCGGCCGGTCTCCGCCGCCTCGGCTACGCCGCCCGGGGCGGGGCCGGGGCAGGGGAGGCGCTCCGGTTCCGGCGGCGGGGCTCGGCGCGGTGGGGCACGCTGGTCCTCCACGCGGGGCTCTTCCTCGTCCTTTCCGCCTTCCTCTACCGGGGGCTCCTCGGCCAGCGGGGCGAGGTCCGGCTCATGGAGGGGGACCGGCTCCCGCGCCTCACCCGCGGCGCCTTCGCGTGGACCGAGACCGGGCTCCTGGCCGGGCCCTTCGACCTGGACTTCGGCCTCGCCCTGAACGAGGTCCGGCCCGTCCCGGATGCGGACGGCGGCCTCCGCGACGTCCGGAGCCGGATCGAGCTCCTGGACCCCGGCGGCGGGAGCACGTCCCTCGAGCTGGATCTTTCGGCCCCGGTCCGGCGGGGCGGGGTCCGCCTCTACCAGACCGACCGCTGGGGGTTTGTCGCCACCTTCTTCCTGCGGGGGGCGGGGCGGTTCCTCGCCACCCACTACTTCCTCGATCCGCCCGGGCGTCCCGGGGGGGGCTTCACCGGGGGCGGGGACTTCCCGGAGACGGGGCTTCGCCTCCGGATGGCCTTCCACCCCGACCTCCTGGACCCCGGCAGCCTGGAACCCCGGCGCCCCGGCGGGCACCTGGTGGTCTGGCAGGGGGGGCGGAAGCGGTTCGAGGGGCGGATCCTCTTCAGCCAGCGGGTCCGACTCGGGGACGAGGGGCTGGTCTTCGGGCGGGTGGCCCGGTGGACGGGGATCGTGGCGGCCCGGCACCAGGGCCGCCTGTTCTTCTACCCGGGGCTCTTCGCCTCGGCCCTGGGAGCGGCCCTGGTCTACCTGGTGCGGCCGCGGGAGATCCACGTGGTGCGCGGCGCGGACGGCCGGGTGGCGGCGTGGTTCTGGGCGCCCTATCCCGGCCGCTTCCCGGCGGCGGAGCGGGCGGCGGCCCGGTCGGCCATCGCGGCGGCCCTGGACGGAGGACGAGATGGCGGCGTGGCCTGA
- a CDS encoding acyl-protein synthetase, which translates to MRGDYGLESAFVRQLDEEIAAFVAAGLDHRDEAGFNRLALAEFELQYHTVHPYRDFCRRLGRTPETVTRWSEIPPVPSLAFKRFVLTTFPPEVAVQSYMSSGTTDPTRRARVYRDRRAVELMVAANALLARSYLFPDVERMRILFFAPSPRLVPGMGMAVGLGEVERIFGAAGSAFLVGRRGLDLELLLTALREAEATGRPLALVGATSALIYFFAACEREGLRFVLPPGSRVCDGGGYQGQFGECSTAEFWERCRRVLGVPETHCVNVLGMAETSTNYFDNVLRNHLDGVERPRYKELPPWTRLAIIDPETLEPVAPGEAGLLCHYDLTNRAQMFAVQTDNVGLAVEDGFEILGRWRKRDGRVYLDRTFRHPGGPVVNKLTEFLLRRRLDRIGRVHARLAAKA; encoded by the coding sequence ATGAGGGGCGACTACGGGCTGGAATCGGCCTTCGTCCGGCAACTGGACGAGGAGATCGCCGCCTTCGTGGCCGCCGGCCTCGACCACCGGGACGAGGCGGGCTTCAACCGCCTGGCGCTGGCCGAGTTCGAACTCCAGTACCACACCGTGCACCCGTACCGGGACTTCTGCCGCCGCCTGGGCCGCACCCCGGAGACGGTGACCCGCTGGTCCGAGATCCCGCCGGTCCCCTCCCTGGCCTTCAAGCGGTTCGTGCTCACCACCTTCCCCCCGGAGGTGGCGGTCCAGTCGTACATGAGCAGCGGCACCACGGACCCCACCCGCCGGGCCAGGGTCTACAGGGACCGGCGGGCGGTGGAGCTCATGGTGGCGGCCAACGCCCTCCTGGCCCGGAGCTACCTCTTCCCGGACGTGGAGCGGATGCGGATCCTCTTCTTCGCCCCGTCGCCGCGCCTCGTGCCCGGCATGGGCATGGCGGTGGGGCTCGGGGAGGTCGAGCGGATCTTCGGGGCGGCGGGGAGCGCCTTCCTCGTCGGGCGGCGGGGGCTCGACCTCGAGCTCCTGCTCACGGCGCTGCGCGAGGCCGAGGCCACCGGGCGCCCCCTGGCCCTGGTGGGGGCCACCTCTGCCCTCATCTACTTTTTCGCCGCCTGCGAGCGGGAGGGGCTGCGCTTCGTCCTCCCGCCCGGAAGCCGCGTCTGCGACGGCGGCGGCTACCAGGGCCAGTTCGGGGAGTGCAGCACGGCGGAGTTCTGGGAGCGGTGCCGCCGCGTCCTGGGCGTCCCCGAAACCCACTGCGTCAACGTCCTGGGCATGGCGGAGACCAGCACCAACTACTTCGACAACGTGCTCCGGAACCACCTGGACGGGGTCGAACGACCCCGCTACAAGGAGCTTCCGCCCTGGACGCGCCTGGCGATCATCGACCCCGAGACCCTGGAGCCGGTGGCGCCGGGGGAGGCGGGGCTCCTTTGCCACTACGACCTCACCAACCGGGCGCAGATGTTCGCCGTCCAGACCGACAACGTGGGCCTGGCCGTGGAGGACGGCTTCGAGATCCTCGGCCGGTGGCGGAAGCGGGACGGCCGGGTCTACCTCGACCGGACCTTCCGTCACCCCGGCGGCCCGGTGGTGAACAAGCTCACGGAGTTCCTGCTGCGGCGGCGGCTCGACCGGATCGGCCGGGTCCATGCCCGGCTCGCGGCCAAGGCATGA
- a CDS encoding lipid A deacylase LpxR family protein, with amino-acid sequence MPRPFAPRRFAGRAAAVLGLVVLSVLAGAPRPARAGPAGVEGATWRLEFDNDVFLEKDNQISSGWSIQHHTAAARRWADVGGGHGSLGRLGGAIPTLGGEGLLRRSGIAVGQIIQTPDDVSRRDLIRDDVPYAAALTLQATWYAYDDEEFRGFEVTAGVSGPPALGEEVQKATHHLLGDKDPKGWNNQIETEPLLNLNYMRKRKVWHGGRPEGWSADAAVDGNVGLGNLFTQASVALELRLGRNMPGGFVYVPDPIGLSMHYVALLEPPRPERAALYASLVLRGTAFARNLFLDGTLLRPGPGVDKRPLVGMLIAGLHYERRDWGLHLGIFLTTDDVDTGQAKASEGHERLGTIDLEWRF; translated from the coding sequence ATGCCGAGACCTTTCGCACCGAGGCGTTTCGCCGGGCGGGCCGCGGCCGTCCTGGGCCTCGTGGTGCTCTCGGTCCTCGCGGGGGCGCCCCGTCCGGCCCGGGCGGGTCCCGCGGGGGTGGAAGGGGCGACATGGCGCCTCGAGTTCGACAACGACGTCTTCCTCGAGAAGGACAACCAGATCTCCAGCGGGTGGTCCATCCAGCACCACACCGCCGCCGCCCGCCGCTGGGCGGACGTGGGCGGCGGCCATGGCTCCCTCGGCCGCCTGGGCGGCGCGATCCCCACGCTGGGGGGCGAGGGGCTCCTCCGGCGGTCGGGGATCGCCGTGGGCCAGATCATCCAGACCCCGGACGACGTCTCTCGGCGGGATCTCATCCGGGACGACGTGCCCTATGCCGCGGCCCTCACCTTGCAGGCCACCTGGTATGCCTACGACGACGAGGAGTTCCGGGGTTTCGAGGTCACGGCCGGGGTCTCGGGGCCGCCGGCCCTGGGCGAGGAGGTCCAGAAGGCCACGCACCACCTCCTGGGCGACAAGGACCCCAAGGGCTGGAACAACCAGATCGAGACCGAGCCGCTCCTCAACCTCAACTACATGCGCAAGCGGAAGGTGTGGCACGGGGGGCGGCCGGAGGGCTGGTCGGCCGACGCCGCCGTGGACGGCAACGTGGGCCTGGGTAACCTCTTCACCCAGGCCAGCGTGGCGCTGGAGCTGCGCCTCGGGCGGAACATGCCCGGCGGCTTCGTCTACGTGCCCGACCCCATCGGGCTCAGCATGCACTACGTGGCGCTCCTCGAACCGCCGAGGCCGGAGCGGGCGGCCCTCTACGCCTCGCTGGTGCTGCGGGGCACGGCCTTCGCCCGGAACCTCTTCCTCGACGGCACCCTGCTGCGGCCCGGGCCCGGCGTGGACAAGCGGCCGCTGGTGGGCATGCTGATCGCCGGCCTCCACTACGAGCGCCGGGACTGGGGGCTCCACCTCGGCATCTTCCTCACCACCGACGACGTGGACACCGGCCAGGCCAAGGCATCGGAAGGACACGAGCGCCTGGGGACCATCGACCTGGAGTGGCGGTTCTGA
- a CDS encoding B12-binding domain-containing radical SAM protein has protein sequence MKRLRVLLATPPYHCGMLEAAGSWLPLGLVYLAGAVRAAGHEVRIYDAMSRYHGWEEIGRTLEDFRPDVVALGGITATVTDCVDFCALAKEFDPRVVTVLGNVHPTFMWRELLEADRAVDFVVRGEGEAAFADLVACLAAGGDPARVAGIALRREGRAEATPERPFAADLDTLAPAWDLVDWPLYTYHPRPGSRLAIVSSSRGCIGGCRFCSQRLFWQGRWRARSPEGFVAELEHLRRTYGVDVAMISDEYPTRDRARWERILRLLAERDLGVELLMETRADDILRDADLMDLYRAAGVSHVYVGVEAVDQERLDLYGKDIKVEGGRRAIEILNAADIVSETSFVVGTPDETPASLERTLELAKYYDPDMAFFLPLTPWPYTPLHDLYRDRIEDRDWRHYNLVEPVIRPETMDRAELRRRMLAATGAFFAHKFARLHRMTPAKRAFMTTVLRLLVERSYLSGEMAATLLPFRKLLGAFKEAER, from the coding sequence ATGAAGCGGCTCCGCGTCCTCCTCGCCACGCCACCCTACCACTGCGGGATGCTCGAGGCCGCCGGCTCCTGGCTGCCCCTGGGGCTCGTCTACCTCGCCGGGGCGGTCCGGGCGGCCGGCCACGAGGTCCGGATCTACGACGCCATGTCCCGCTACCACGGATGGGAGGAGATCGGCCGGACCCTCGAGGACTTCCGGCCCGACGTGGTGGCCCTGGGGGGCATCACCGCCACGGTGACCGACTGCGTGGACTTCTGCGCCCTGGCCAAGGAGTTCGACCCCCGGGTGGTCACCGTCCTCGGTAACGTCCACCCCACCTTCATGTGGCGGGAGCTGCTCGAGGCGGACCGGGCGGTGGACTTCGTGGTGCGGGGCGAGGGGGAGGCGGCCTTCGCGGACCTCGTGGCCTGTCTCGCCGCCGGGGGCGACCCCGCCCGGGTGGCCGGCATCGCCCTCCGGCGCGAAGGCCGGGCCGAGGCCACACCGGAGCGGCCCTTCGCGGCGGACCTCGACACCCTGGCTCCGGCCTGGGACCTCGTCGATTGGCCGCTCTACACCTACCATCCCCGGCCGGGGTCGCGGCTCGCCATCGTCTCGTCGTCCCGGGGCTGCATCGGGGGATGCCGGTTCTGCTCCCAGCGCCTCTTCTGGCAGGGCCGGTGGCGGGCCCGCTCCCCCGAGGGCTTCGTGGCCGAGCTCGAGCACCTGCGTCGGACCTACGGGGTGGACGTCGCCATGATCAGCGACGAGTACCCGACCCGGGACCGGGCCCGGTGGGAACGGATCCTCCGCCTCCTCGCCGAGCGCGACCTCGGGGTGGAGCTTCTCATGGAGACCCGTGCGGACGACATCCTGCGCGACGCGGACCTCATGGACCTCTACCGGGCCGCCGGCGTCAGCCACGTCTACGTGGGCGTGGAGGCGGTGGACCAAGAGCGGCTCGATCTCTATGGCAAGGACATCAAGGTGGAAGGAGGCCGCCGGGCCATCGAGATCCTGAACGCCGCCGACATCGTCTCCGAGACCTCCTTCGTGGTGGGGACCCCGGACGAGACCCCGGCCTCCCTGGAACGGACCCTGGAACTGGCCAAGTACTACGACCCGGACATGGCCTTCTTCCTGCCGCTCACCCCGTGGCCCTACACCCCGCTCCACGACCTCTACCGGGACCGGATCGAGGACCGGGACTGGCGGCACTACAACCTGGTGGAGCCCGTCATCCGGCCCGAGACCATGGACCGGGCCGAGCTCCGGCGGCGGATGCTGGCCGCCACCGGGGCCTTCTTCGCCCACAAGTTCGCCCGGCTCCACCGTATGACGCCGGCCAAGCGGGCCTTCATGACCACGGTGCTGCGCCTTCTGGTGGAGCGCTCGTATCTCTCAGGCGAGATGGCGGCCACGCTCCTCCCCTTCCGGAAGCTGCTCGGGGCCTTCAAGGAGGCCGAACGATGA
- a CDS encoding methylenetetrahydrofolate reductase C-terminal domain-containing protein, translating to MPEAAVGRLHETFRRAFEDREHRRSGGIRTARPPSRAFAATFELVPGRASRSQAYDASVAFARDAARDGRLAALSITENAGGHPALSPPVLGREIRDLGMEPIIHFSCKDKNRNEIESHLFELDRYHLRNLLVVTGDYPRFGYEGQAKPVFDLDSVLALGLIEAMNRGIVLDPRAPGGGQRLPRLDFYAGAVVSPFKRLEAELVPQYAKLRRKVAAGARFIITQMGFDVRKYDEVLRFMAHEGLRVPVLATVFLPDLRLARLLNRGVVPGCVVPDAVLAAVERETGAPDGGHGARIERGARLVAILKGLGFDGVHLSGTGLTYDDVSRVLDRAAEIGDEWPDLVPEFLHPGAWDFWYFQEDPATGLNSDRPTPLRRRRLHPAAAAGFRINRLVHRLFFRAEGPLFGMLREIARRIEGSPLEGAFTRLEHWVKEGLFDCQRCGDCTLDALAFLCPQSGCAKFLLNGPCGGSRDGWCEVWPGRRRCIYVRVYQRLRSVGGVQALSAMPPLPPRDWSLYRKASWLTFFLGRDHHRAGRDADGEGGG from the coding sequence GTGCCTGAGGCCGCCGTGGGGCGCCTTCACGAGACCTTCCGGCGGGCCTTCGAGGACCGCGAGCACCGGCGCAGCGGCGGCATCCGCACGGCCCGGCCGCCCTCGCGCGCCTTCGCCGCCACCTTCGAGCTGGTGCCGGGGCGGGCCTCCCGGAGCCAGGCCTACGACGCCAGCGTGGCCTTCGCCCGCGACGCCGCCCGCGACGGGCGCCTGGCGGCCCTCTCCATCACCGAGAACGCGGGGGGGCACCCGGCGCTCTCCCCGCCGGTCCTCGGGCGCGAGATCCGGGACCTCGGCATGGAGCCCATCATCCACTTCTCCTGCAAGGACAAGAACCGGAACGAGATCGAGAGCCACCTCTTCGAGCTGGACCGCTACCATCTCCGGAATCTCCTGGTGGTGACCGGGGACTATCCCCGGTTCGGCTACGAGGGGCAGGCGAAGCCCGTCTTCGACCTGGATTCCGTCTTGGCCCTGGGGCTCATCGAGGCCATGAACCGGGGCATCGTCCTGGACCCCCGGGCGCCGGGGGGCGGGCAGCGGCTGCCGCGGCTCGACTTCTACGCCGGGGCCGTGGTCTCGCCCTTCAAGCGCCTCGAGGCCGAGCTCGTCCCCCAGTACGCCAAGCTTCGCCGGAAGGTGGCCGCCGGGGCCCGGTTCATCATCACCCAGATGGGCTTCGACGTCCGGAAGTACGACGAGGTGCTGCGCTTCATGGCCCACGAGGGGCTCCGGGTGCCGGTGCTGGCCACGGTCTTCCTCCCGGACCTGCGCCTGGCCCGGCTTCTCAACCGGGGGGTGGTACCCGGGTGCGTGGTGCCCGACGCCGTGCTCGCCGCCGTGGAACGGGAGACCGGGGCGCCGGACGGGGGGCACGGGGCCCGGATCGAGCGGGGGGCGCGCCTCGTGGCCATCCTCAAGGGCCTCGGGTTCGACGGGGTGCACCTGAGCGGCACCGGCCTCACCTACGACGACGTCTCCCGGGTGCTGGACCGGGCGGCGGAGATCGGGGACGAGTGGCCGGACCTCGTCCCGGAGTTCCTCCACCCCGGCGCCTGGGACTTCTGGTATTTCCAGGAGGACCCGGCCACGGGCCTCAACAGTGACCGGCCCACCCCGTTGCGGCGCCGGCGCCTCCACCCGGCCGCGGCCGCCGGGTTCCGGATCAACCGCCTCGTCCACCGGCTCTTCTTCCGGGCCGAGGGGCCCCTGTTCGGTATGCTCCGGGAGATCGCCCGGAGAATCGAGGGCTCGCCCCTGGAGGGGGCCTTCACCCGCCTCGAGCACTGGGTGAAGGAAGGGCTCTTCGATTGCCAGCGCTGCGGGGACTGCACCCTCGACGCCCTGGCCTTCCTCTGCCCGCAGTCCGGGTGCGCCAAGTTCCTCCTGAACGGCCCCTGCGGGGGCAGCCGGGACGGCTGGTGCGAGGTCTGGCCCGGCCGGCGCCGGTGCATCTACGTCCGGGTCTACCAGCGCCTCCGATCGGTGGGCGGGGTGCAGGCGCTCTCCGCGATGCCGCCGCTTCCGCCTAGGGATTGGTCCCTCTACCGGAAGGCCTCCTGGCTCACCTTCTTCCTCGGCCGGGACCACCACCGGGCCGGGCGCGACGCGGACGGGGAGGGCGGGGGGTAG
- a CDS encoding aminotransferase class I/II-fold pyridoxal phosphate-dependent enzyme yields the protein MFKTQEMFWGVTRQMGELKKVRPSHRTENIAYAIRDIVCVAERRAEQGGDLIYLNIGDPIQFDFRTPPHMIEAAYEAMRAAHTGYSSSLGVPEAVAAIRRKARQKGIEPYEILVTNGASEAIDFALSALVNKGENVLVPSPGYPLYNALLSRLIGEARPYALDEANGWQPDVDHMARQIDERTRAIVLINPNNPTGAVYSEETLRQVIALARAHNLVLLSDEIYDQLILNSKPHISPAALDPELPIITFNGLSKCYLAPGFRIGWAVVSGAPELVEDYTEAMRKMARARLCASHPKQFAIPSALEGDQTHIQEAVSKLRRRRDLTVERLNAIPGISCQRPDGAFYAFPRLEVPVYDKDFAIDLIRETGVVVVHGSGFGTLPRTPHFRMVFLPPEDVLSEAFDRLESFMRRYA from the coding sequence GTGTTCAAGACACAGGAAATGTTCTGGGGAGTGACGCGGCAGATGGGGGAACTCAAGAAGGTCAGGCCGTCGCACCGGACGGAGAACATCGCCTACGCCATCCGTGACATCGTCTGCGTCGCGGAGCGGCGGGCCGAGCAGGGCGGCGACCTCATCTACCTCAACATCGGAGATCCGATCCAGTTCGACTTCCGGACCCCTCCGCACATGATCGAGGCCGCCTACGAGGCCATGCGGGCGGCCCACACGGGGTACTCGAGTTCCCTCGGCGTCCCGGAGGCCGTGGCGGCCATCCGCCGAAAGGCGCGCCAGAAGGGCATCGAGCCCTACGAGATCCTGGTGACCAACGGGGCCAGCGAGGCCATCGACTTCGCCCTCTCGGCCCTGGTGAACAAGGGGGAGAACGTCCTCGTTCCCTCCCCGGGCTATCCCCTCTACAATGCGCTCCTTTCGCGCCTCATCGGGGAGGCGCGGCCCTACGCCCTGGACGAGGCCAACGGCTGGCAGCCTGACGTGGACCACATGGCCCGCCAGATCGACGAGCGCACCCGGGCCATCGTCCTCATCAACCCCAACAACCCCACCGGGGCCGTCTACAGCGAGGAGACGCTCCGCCAGGTCATCGCCTTGGCCCGGGCCCACAACCTCGTGCTCCTGAGCGACGAGATCTACGATCAGCTCATCCTGAACAGCAAGCCCCACATCAGCCCGGCGGCCCTGGACCCGGAACTGCCCATCATCACCTTCAACGGCCTGTCCAAGTGCTACCTCGCCCCGGGTTTCCGGATCGGCTGGGCCGTGGTGAGCGGCGCCCCGGAGCTGGTGGAGGACTACACCGAGGCCATGCGGAAGATGGCCCGGGCCCGCCTCTGCGCCTCGCATCCCAAGCAGTTCGCCATTCCCAGCGCCCTCGAGGGGGATCAGACCCACATCCAGGAGGCGGTGTCAAAACTCCGCCGCCGCCGCGACCTCACCGTGGAACGCCTGAACGCCATCCCCGGAATCTCCTGCCAGCGGCCGGACGGGGCCTTCTATGCCTTTCCCCGCCTCGAGGTCCCGGTCTACGACAAGGACTTCGCCATCGATCTCATCCGCGAGACCGGGGTGGTGGTGGTCCACGGGAGCGGATTCGGCACCCTGCCGAGGACGCCGCACTTCCGGATGGTCTTCCTGCCCCCGGAGGACGTCCTTTCCGAGGCCTTCGACCGCCTGGAGTCCTTCATGCGGCGTTACGCCTGA
- a CDS encoding putative ABC transporter permease, whose product MNLCDLAFSFVFFSLLGWLLEVAYRSAGARRFVNPGLLRGPYLVLYGAGALVLMAAASRLEAAGAGLALRALVYLVLTTGLELVSGLVAERFFHVRLWDYSDQPLHFKGLVCPLFSLYWLILAFAFEFLLLPPYRVWLAGLPQGAKGLSAGVGLAVMLADFLAVAGRAFLRGGAEEAEAAAEAFRAAAGPVLAIPEVAALARYPHHRGKTRLDHVREVAWLSFLWGRRLRLDTEAIVRGALLHDLFFYDWLREGPRLHGLRHHRIALANARRVTRLSPKEADIILKHMWPLTLAPPRHLESLVVSLVDTYCSFRDYLSPAGARRRGAPGAEPRETRT is encoded by the coding sequence ATGAACCTCTGCGACCTGGCCTTTTCCTTCGTCTTCTTCTCGCTCCTCGGCTGGCTGCTGGAGGTCGCCTACCGTTCCGCCGGGGCCCGGCGGTTCGTGAACCCCGGGCTGCTCCGGGGGCCGTACCTCGTGCTCTACGGGGCGGGCGCCCTGGTGCTCATGGCGGCGGCGTCCCGGCTCGAGGCGGCGGGGGCGGGGCTGGCCCTGCGGGCCCTGGTCTACCTCGTCCTCACCACGGGGCTCGAGCTGGTCTCCGGGCTCGTCGCGGAGCGGTTCTTCCACGTCCGCCTGTGGGATTACTCGGACCAGCCCCTCCATTTCAAGGGCCTCGTCTGTCCCCTGTTTTCCCTCTATTGGCTGATCCTGGCCTTCGCCTTCGAGTTCCTGCTGTTGCCGCCGTACCGGGTCTGGCTCGCGGGGCTCCCCCAGGGGGCCAAGGGCCTTTCGGCCGGCGTGGGGCTGGCCGTCATGTTGGCGGATTTCCTGGCGGTGGCCGGGCGTGCCTTCCTGCGGGGGGGGGCGGAGGAGGCCGAGGCGGCGGCCGAGGCGTTCCGGGCGGCGGCCGGCCCGGTGCTTGCGATCCCGGAGGTGGCGGCCTTGGCCCGTTATCCCCATCACCGCGGCAAGACCCGCCTGGATCACGTCCGGGAGGTCGCCTGGCTGAGCTTTCTCTGGGGCCGGCGCCTCCGCCTGGACACCGAGGCCATCGTCCGGGGGGCGCTCCTCCACGACCTCTTCTTCTACGACTGGCTGCGGGAGGGCCCGCGGCTCCACGGTCTCCGGCATCACCGGATCGCCCTGGCCAACGCCCGCCGGGTCACCCGGCTCTCCCCGAAGGAGGCGGACATCATCCTCAAGCACATGTGGCCGCTGACCCTGGCGCCGCCCCGCCACCTCGAGTCGCTTGTCGTCTCGCTGGTGGATACCTATTGTTCCTTCCGCGACTACCTGAGTCCCGCCGGTGCCCGCCGCCGCGGGGCCCCGGGGGCGGAACCGCGGGAGACCCGGACATGA
- a CDS encoding carbonic anhydrase, translating into MNLRRFLAVTLAAVFWLPAAVWAGEWGYEGQTGVYPPDEWGHVAPACDGSRQSPIDIVTAEVQPVDHVGLRIHYKPDTVSVLNNGHAVTAYPDDRYIEVEGADGTWERYRLVQFHFHTLSEHTVDGRHFDMEMHLVHANDAYLAGQPGGKLSVIGVFIRKGRENKALRDIFDDLPEAVHHEAGEGEMLTARVPVDFDKLLPRKSAVFAYPGSLTTPGCDEIVSWFVFERPIQMSVAQIEAYRELYRDPETGERYDTNRPTQPLNGRVVSYGPLD; encoded by the coding sequence ATGAACCTACGGAGATTCTTGGCAGTGACCTTGGCGGCCGTGTTCTGGCTGCCGGCGGCCGTGTGGGCCGGTGAGTGGGGCTACGAGGGGCAGACGGGGGTCTACCCGCCCGACGAGTGGGGCCACGTGGCCCCGGCATGCGACGGGAGCCGGCAGTCGCCCATCGACATCGTGACCGCCGAGGTCCAGCCGGTGGACCACGTGGGGCTCCGCATCCACTACAAGCCGGACACGGTCTCGGTCCTCAACAACGGTCACGCGGTGACCGCCTATCCGGATGACCGATATATAGAGGTGGAGGGCGCCGACGGGACCTGGGAGCGCTACCGGCTGGTGCAGTTCCACTTCCACACCCTGAGCGAGCACACCGTGGACGGCCGGCACTTCGACATGGAGATGCACCTGGTGCACGCCAACGATGCCTACCTGGCGGGGCAGCCGGGCGGAAAGCTCTCGGTGATCGGGGTCTTCATCCGGAAGGGTCGAGAGAACAAGGCCCTCCGCGACATCTTTGACGATCTTCCCGAGGCCGTTCATCACGAGGCGGGCGAGGGGGAGATGCTGACCGCCCGGGTGCCCGTGGACTTCGACAAGCTCCTTCCCCGAAAGAGCGCGGTCTTCGCCTACCCGGGCTCTCTCACCACCCCCGGTTGTGACGAGATCGTCTCGTGGTTCGTCTTCGAGCGGCCCATCCAGATGTCCGTGGCGCAGATCGAGGCCTACCGGGAGCTCTACCGCGACCCGGAGACCGGGGAACGCTACGACACCAACCGGCCCACCCAGCCCTTGAACGGCCGGGTGGTTTCCTACGGCCCGCTGGATTGA